In the genome of Deltaproteobacteria bacterium, one region contains:
- a CDS encoding TRAP transporter permease, translating into MADKGKKEEIKALEDRGEVTTAFRELSGKWKLVVYIIGIAASLFHIWVNTIGVMPAIYRNAVHLGFIMALAFLFYPMFKKRPQKGFGIDLFLALLACVLAIYILLFEEELHLERASVPIMRDYIFAAIAIIILIIGTQRAAGWIIPVLAIIFLAYALFLGQYIPGAFHYRGVALGRLLYRMYLTDEGMFGIVCTVSSTYVYLFILFGAFLLKSGAGDFIIKLAQALTGRRVGGPAKIAVASSGFMGSVSGSAVANTVATGSFTIPLMKRMGYRPPFAGGVEAAASTGGQLMPPIMGAGAFIMAQWTGISYLKIIAVATIPAVMYFLSVGFFVHIEALKLGMKPLSKEEVPDLKKVLKEGASFLIPVVLLVLLLVRGFTPTYAACIGIFSIIVVSWFRKETRMGLRDILDALYIGAKNSVSTGAILICAGIIIGIVGITGVGVTFSGMIIHLSGGHLFWAIILVMLASLVLGMGLPVTASYIFLAILAAPALQQMGISLLAAHMIIFWYSQDANVTPPVCLAAYSAAGVAGSKPMETGFAAWKLAKGLYIIPFLFAYTPLLFEGPVYEVLMTATSATLGLLAFTVVMEGYFLRRLFIWERGLIGLATIGLLWPDTTLRVVGFLILAAIYLAQKLAARRQALTPAG; encoded by the coding sequence TCCCTCTTCCATATCTGGGTGAATACCATTGGCGTGATGCCGGCGATCTACCGCAATGCGGTTCACCTCGGTTTCATCATGGCCCTGGCCTTCCTTTTCTATCCCATGTTCAAGAAAAGACCCCAAAAGGGGTTCGGCATTGATCTCTTTCTCGCCCTGTTGGCATGTGTTTTAGCCATCTATATCCTCTTATTCGAGGAAGAGCTTCACCTGGAGAGGGCCTCTGTCCCCATCATGCGGGACTACATATTTGCGGCCATCGCCATTATCATCCTTATTATCGGTACCCAAAGGGCTGCTGGATGGATCATCCCTGTCCTTGCCATCATCTTTCTTGCCTATGCCCTCTTTCTCGGCCAATACATCCCTGGTGCCTTTCACTACCGGGGGGTGGCTTTGGGGAGGCTTCTTTATCGCATGTACCTGACCGATGAGGGGATGTTTGGCATAGTCTGTACCGTCTCCTCCACCTATGTCTACCTCTTTATCCTCTTTGGGGCCTTCTTGTTGAAGTCAGGGGCTGGGGACTTCATCATAAAATTGGCCCAGGCCCTGACCGGCAGAAGGGTTGGCGGCCCTGCCAAGATCGCAGTGGCCTCCAGCGGCTTTATGGGATCGGTCTCGGGCAGTGCGGTGGCCAACACCGTGGCCACCGGTTCCTTCACCATCCCCTTGATGAAGAGGATGGGATACCGCCCTCCTTTTGCCGGGGGGGTGGAGGCGGCGGCATCTACAGGAGGGCAATTGATGCCCCCCATCATGGGGGCAGGGGCCTTCATCATGGCCCAGTGGACCGGTATCTCTTATCTCAAGATCATCGCCGTGGCCACCATACCAGCGGTGATGTATTTCCTCTCCGTGGGGTTTTTTGTCCATATAGAGGCCCTTAAGCTGGGGATGAAACCATTGAGCAAAGAGGAGGTGCCAGATCTCAAAAAGGTCTTAAAAGAAGGGGCGAGCTTCCTCATCCCTGTGGTGTTGTTGGTTCTGCTGCTAGTAAGGGGGTTTACCCCTACCTATGCTGCCTGTATAGGGATTTTCTCCATCATCGTGGTAAGCTGGTTTCGCAAAGAGACCCGCATGGGGTTGAGGGATATCCTGGATGCTCTCTACATAGGGGCGAAGAACAGTGTCTCCACCGGCGCCATCCTCATCTGCGCCGGGATCATCATCGGAATTGTGGGGATCACCGGGGTGGGGGTCACCTTCTCCGGGATGATCATCCATCTCTCTGGGGGCCACCTATTCTGGGCCATAATCCTGGTGATGTTGGCCTCCCTTGTGCTGGGCATGGGACTGCCTGTGACCGCCTCTTACATCTTCCTGGCCATCCTGGCCGCCCCTGCCTTACAGCAGATGGGGATCTCTTTGCTGGCTGCCCATATGATAATCTTTTGGTATAGCCAGGATGCCAATGTAACCCCTCCGGTCTGTCTGGCCGCCTATTCCGCTGCGGGGGTTGCTGGATCGAAGCCCATGGAGACCGGCTTTGCCGCCTGGAAACTGGCCAAGGGTCTTTACATCATCCCTTTCCTCTTCGCCTACACCCCTCTCCTTTTTGAAGGACCTGTCTACGAGGTGCTCATGACCGCTACAAGCGCCACCCTAGGGCTCTTGGCCTTCACCGTCGTCATGGAAGGGTACTTCCTGCGCAGGCTCTTTATCTGGGAGAGGGGTTTGATAGGCCTGGCCACCATAGGGTTGCTCTGGCCTGATACAACCTTGAGGGTCGTGGGTTTCCTCATCTTAGCTGCCATCTATCTGGCCCAAAAGCTGGCTGCCAGACGACAAGCCCTAACGCCAGCAGGATAG